DNA from Pseudocitrobacter corydidari:
AAATTCTGCTGCCACACCGTAGATGCCCGCCGCTTCCATCTCGATCCCCAAAATGCCGTATTTTTCCATCACGTCGAACATTTGCGGGTCCGGCGTGTAGAACAGGTCTGCGGAGAAGATGTTACCGACGCGCGCGTCAACGCCCAGTGCTTTCGCTGCGTCTACCGCGTTACGCACCATACCGAAGTCAGCAATCGCCGCGAAGTCGTGATCTTTAAAACGCAGACGGTTTACTTTGGAGTCGGTGCACGCGCCCATGCCGATAACCACATCACGCAGTTTTACGTCCGGGCGAACCGCGCCGCAGGAACCCACGCGAATGATTTTCTTCACGCCGAAATCGGTGATCAGCTCTTTGGTGTAGATGGAGCAGGACGGGATACCCATACCGTGACCCATTACGGAGATTTTGCGGCCTTTATAGGTACCGGTGAAGCCCAGCATGCCGCGA
Protein-coding regions in this window:
- the deoD gene encoding purine-nucleoside phosphorylase; its protein translation is MATPHINAEMGDFADVVLMPGDPLRAKHIAETFLEDVREVNNVRGMLGFTGTYKGRKISVMGHGMGIPSCSIYTKELITDFGVKKIIRVGSCGAVRPDVKLRDVVIGMGACTDSKVNRLRFKDHDFAAIADFGMVRNAVDAAKALGVDARVGNIFSADLFYTPDPQMFDVMEKYGILGIEMEAAGIYGVAAEFGAKALTICTVSDHIRTHEQTTAAERQTTFNDMIKIALESVLLGDQE